A DNA window from Drosophila sechellia strain sech25 chromosome X, ASM438219v1, whole genome shotgun sequence contains the following coding sequences:
- the LOC6614989 gene encoding 28S ribosomal protein S14, mitochondrial, whose protein sequence is MNSLARIGGFVCQSVQIAGCGLQQVRTKYADWKMIRDVKRRKCVKENAVERLRINSLRKNDILPPELREVADAEIAAFPRDSSLVRVRERCALTSRPRGVVHKYRLSRIVWRHLADYNKLSGVQRAMW, encoded by the exons ATGAACTCTCTGGCCAGGATCGGGGGTTTTGTGTGCCAGTCCGTGCAAATAGCCGGCTGCGGA CTGCAGCAGGTGCGCACCAAGTACGCCGATTGGAAGATGATTCGGGACGTAAAGCGGCGCAAGTGCGTCAAGGAGAACGCCGTGGAGCGGCTGCGAATCAACTCGCTGCGCAAGAACGACATCCTGCCGCCGGAGCTACGCGAGGTAGCCGACGCCGAGATCGCTGCCTTTCCTCGGGACTCATCGCTCGTCCGGGTGAGGGAACGCTGCGCGCTTACGTCACGGCCGCGCGGAGTTGTCCACAAGTACAGGCTCAGTCGAATTGTGTGGCGCCACCTCGCCGACTACAACAAGCTGTCCGGCGTCCAGCGCGCCATGTGGTAG
- the LOC6614990 gene encoding N-alpha-acetyltransferase 16, NatA auxiliary subunit — translation MPSSDPLPPKEGALFRKLLKCYELKQYKNGLKLAKQILSNPKYMEHGETLAMKGLTLNGLGRREEAYKYVRLGLRNDLRSHVCWHVYGLLQRSDKKYDEAIKCYRNALKWEKDNLQILKDLSLLQIQMRDLEGYKETRHHLFTLRPSQHASWIGFAMSYHLLGDYDMANSILETFSQSQTSIEAHDYRHSELLLYQNQILIESNRLQQAVDHLTKYQGQIVDKLAVRETMGDLYIKLQQQEKAVPIFESLIRRNPENVLYYEQYIAARQVTDSSAVVSIYRVFQEQYPRALCPRRLPLNIANGDEFRVVTDEYLRRGLRKGIPPLFVNVRTLHQIPERAAVIEELALQYFENLTRSGHFSREDADAGIPVEPASALVWTALFLAQHYDYMRDTDRALEYINVAIDHTPTLIELLITKGRIFKHAGDPVEAYVWLEEAQSMDTADRYINSKCAKYMLRANMVQEAEEICAKFTREGVSAMDNLNEMQCMWFQTECALAYQRMGRWGESLKKCHEVERHFAEIVEDQFDFHTYCMRKMTLRAYVGLLRLEDVLRQHPFYFKAAKCAIEVYIRLYDKPLKSETTIEEIDIENLPPSELKKLRSKQRKAKKKAELESAQAAQAQVKREQHQKSKQQANQETDPDAPQLDELVAEKLERTDDPLDKAIDFLKPLQQLAKERIETHLLAFELYYRKNKLLLMLQCIRRARVVDAAHPVIHSCIIRFVKSLTSAAKEQPFNEHVQKVLEKATKELIGSKTPQQLNDEFIAKHNASILHLYEGARSLYELDNSKKAAAIKLVTSFNLAKLRLEEATKIYTALRDGDVFGDCEAEAASYQQACHQRFQYARIFRNVEELEAQLQEKEAAKLRAEEEQQQLIHVDSSEPVSVLATAAAAS, via the exons ATGCCTTCTAGCGATCCCCTGCCGCCCAAGGAGGGCGCGCTCTTCCGCAAGCTACTT AAATGCTACGAACTGAAGCAGTACAAAAATGGCCTTAAACTGGCCAAGCAGATCCTGTCCAACCCCAAGTACATGGAGCACGGCGAGACGCTGGCCATGAAGGGGCTTACTCTGAACGGACTGGGGCGCCGCGAGGAGGCCTACAAGTATGTGCGTCTGGGTCTGCGCAACGACTTGCGCTCCCACGTTTGCTGGCACGTCTACGGACTGCTCCAGCGCAGCGACAAGAAGTACGACGAGGCCATCAAGTGCTACCGCAACGCGCTCAAGTGGGAGAAGGACAACCTGCAGATCCTGAAGGACCTGTCGCTTCTCCAGATCCAAATGCGCGACCTCGAGGGCTACAAGGAGACGCGCCACCACCTGTTCACGCTGCGTCCCTCGCAGCACGCCTCCTGGATCGGTTTCGCCATGAGCTACCATCTGCTGGGTGACTACGACATGGCCAACAGCATCCTGGAGACGTTCAGCCAGTCGCAAACGTCGATT GAGGCGCACGATTACCGGCACTCGGAGCTGCTGCTCTACCAGAACCAGATACTCATCGAGTCGAATCGCCTGCAGCAGGCCGTGGACCACCTGACCAAGTACCAGGGCCAGATCGTCGACAAGCTGGCCGTTCGCGAGACCATGGGCGATCTGTACAtcaagctgcagcagcaggagaaggCAGTGCCCATCTTTGAGTCTCTGATCCGCCGCAATCCGGAGAACGTGCTCTACTACGAGCAGTACATTGCTGCCCGCCAGGTGACCGACTCAAGCGCCGTGGTGTCGATCTATCGCGTGTTCCAGGAGCAGTATCCGCGCGCCCTGTGCCCTCGCCGCCTGCCTTTGAACATCGCCAACGGCGACGAGTTCCGCGTCGTGACCGACGAGTACCTGCGCCGCGGTCTGCGTAAGGGCATTCCGCCGCTATTTGTCAACGTGCGCACTCTGCACCAGATACCGGAGAGGGCGGCCGTCATCGAGGAGCTGGCGCTGCAGTATTTCGAGAACCTTACCCGTTCTGGTCACTTTTCTCGCGAAGATGCCGACGCCGGGATTCCCGTCGAGCCGGCCTCGGCACTGGTGTGGACGGCACTGTTTCTGGCGCAGCACTACGACTACATGCGCGATACGGACCGCGCTCTGGAGTACATCAATGTGGCGATCGACCATACGCCAACACTCATTGAGCTGCTTATCACCAAGGGTCGCATCTTTAAGCATGCCGGCGATCCCGTGGAGGCGTACGTCTGGCTGGAGGAGGCCCAAAGCATGGACACGGCGGATCG CTACATCAATTCGAAGTGCGCGAAGTACATGCTGCGCGCCAACATGGTGCAGGAGGCAGAGGAGATCTGCGCCAAGTTCACCCGCGAGGGTGTCTCCGCCATGGACAACTTGAACGAGATGCAGTGCATGTGGTTCCAGACGGAGTGTGCCCTGGCCTATCAGCGCATGGGTCGCTGGGGCGAGTCGTTGAAGAAGTGCCACGAGGTGGAGCGCCACTTTGCCGAAATCGTCGAGGACCAGTTCGATTTCCACACCTACTGCATGCGTAAAATGACGCTGCGCGCCTACGTTGGCCTGTTGCGATTGGAGGACGTGCTACGCCAGCATCCATTCTATTTCAAGGCGGCCAAGTGCGCCATCGAGGTGTACATTCGCCTGTACGACAAGCCGCTTAAGTCGGAGACAACCATTGAGGAGATTGACATTG AGAACCTGCCGCCATCAGAACTGAAGAAGCTGCGCAGCAAACAGCGCAAGGCCAAGAAGAAAGCTGAGCTGGAGAGTGCGCAGGCCGCACAGGCGCAGGTGAAGCGTGAGCAGCACCAGAAATCGAAACAGCAGGCGAACCAGGAGACCGACCCCGATGCTCCGCAGTTGGACGAGCTAGTGGCCGAGAAGCTGGAGCGTACGGACGATCCGCTGGACAAGGCAATTGACTTCTTGAAACCGCTGCAGCAGCTGGCTAAGGAGCGCATCGAGACGCACCTACTGGCCTTCGAGTTGTACTACCGCAAGAACAAACTGCTCCTAATGCTGCAGTGCATCCGGCGCGCTCGCGTCGTCGACGCCGCGCACCCCGTAATCCACAGCTGCATTATTCGCTTCGTTAAGTCGTTGACCAGCGCCGCCAAGGAGCAGCCGTTCAATGAGCACGTGCAGAAGGTGCTGGAGAAGGCTACCAAAGAACTGATAGGCAGCAAGACGCCCCAGCAGCTCAACGATGAGTTCATTGCCAAACACAACGCTTCCATACTGCATTTATACGAGGGCGCCCGCAGTCTGTACGAACTGGACAATAGTAAAAAGGCTGCCGCCATCAAGCTGGTCACTAGCTTCAACCTGGCCAAGCTCCGGCTGGAG GAGGCCACCAAGATCTACACAGCGTTGCGGGACGGCGATGTGTTCGGCGATTGCGAGGCAGAGGCCGCTTCCTACCAGCAGGCGTGTCACCAACGCTTCCAGTACGCCCGCATCTTTCGCAATGTCGAGGAGCTGGAGGCTCAGCTGCAGGAGAAGGAGGCCGCCAAGCTGCGCGCCGAggaagagcagcagcagctgattCACGTTGATTCTAGTGAACCGGTGTCTGTGTTGGCCACGGCAGCGGCAGCGTCTTAG
- the LOC6614991 gene encoding UPF0329 protein ECU05_1680/ECU11_0050, whose product MAVTLSLDMTSLSPCEQVIPKTLHRKMAEQEQKQEKYQETMQEKKQEKMTEKKQEKMTEKKQANKQENKEKQKQKRRASREPSLEMKLQIEMKLSEPGWEGQKRFITSAGSAAMAITTNARIPESFVKICRHKDAVGGQSTPPRAHSRFCRFKRLTYKPRVLNLTDEPED is encoded by the exons ATGGCCGTCACTCTGTCACTTGACATGACATCGTTAAGTCCTTGCGAGCAGGTTATCCCCAAAACGTTGCACAGGAAAATGGCAG AACAAGAACAAAAGCAAGAAAAATATCAAGAAACAATGCAAgaaaaaaagcaagaaaaaatgacagaaaaaaagcaagaaaaaatgacagaaaaaaagcaagcaaataaacaagaaaataaagaaaaacaaaaacaaaaacgccgAGCAAGCCGTGAGCCTTCACTTGAGATGAAGCTGCAGATTGAGATGAAGCTTTCCGAGCCAGGATGGGAGGGCCAGAAGCGCTTCATTACCTCAGCGGGGTCAGCCGCAATGGCAATCACCACTAACGCAAGGATTCCGGAGAGTTTCGTCAAAATCTGCCGGCACAAGGACGCCGTTGGGGGGCAGTCGACCCCGCCGCGGGCTCACTCGAGGTTTTGTCGTTTTAAAAGACTCACCTATAAGCCGCGTGTCCTCAATCTGACTGATGAACCCGAGGACTGA
- the LOC116802159 gene encoding RING finger protein narya, with the protein MFRVHCNKCFRHRKTDPAVPFHLTQCRHVICGPCLGQSSLEKNCPLCGRVLKAIQINRDMPTSVANYFEDPLRFQQIYRKISKFQADQRASDNLGFYRQLQQLEQNKRQLEGFCKMEAQLNQKVEEEKKRIAELRTYIAYHENAQRMTRRRRSAGEKFHTPEFQEAWNTSVSTSDKSQSDMPFDSFLRAADLETRSTRRRSFGGDTKGFHL; encoded by the coding sequence ATGTTTCGAGTGCATTGCAACAAGTGCTTCCGTCATCGCAAAACTGATCCGGCCGTGCCCTTCCACTTGACCCAGTGCCGGCACGTGATCTGCGGGCCCTGTTTGGGCCAATCCTCGCTAGAAAAGAACTGCCCGCTGTGCGGCCGCGTGCTCAAAGCGATCCAGATCAACCGGGACATGCCAACTAGCGTGGCCAACTACTTCGAGGATCCCCTGAGATTCCAGCAGATCTACCGCAAGATCTCCAAGTTCCAGGCGGACCAGCGGGCATCGGACAACCTGGGTTTCTACCGCCAGTtgcagcagctggagcagaaCAAGCGCCAGCTGGAGGGCTTTTGCAAGATGGAGGCGCAGCTGAACCAGAAGGTCGAAGAGGAAAAGAAGCGAATCGCCGAACTACGCACCTACATCGCTTACCACGAGAATGCGCAGAGGATGACGAGGCGCCGGCGCAGTGCAGGTGAGAAATTCCATACGCCGGAGTTCCAGGAGGCCTGGAACACCTCTGTCAGCACTTCGGACAAATCGCAGTCGGATATGCCTTTTGATAGTTTCCTCCGGGCCGCGGACTTGGAAACCCGGTCAACGCGGAGAAGATCCTTTGGCGGCGACACTAAAGGCTTTCATCTTTAG
- the LOC6621071 gene encoding probable ATP-dependent RNA helicase DHX34, which produces MSRITKKADEHASSRRRTQISLIEFSFLDNKAELVGLLQAKSRQAGRSLVENEADFWKFVSKYEAMMRSTGQPVLPPRLAEAELSSMQPYHRSKHLALRLDADELLQEARDEMQSQFRHILLVYLDFRQTEKFQRIRKLRQTQRNLPIARFRKDLREALDTSRVVIVAGDTGCGKSTQVPQYLYDFGYRSIACTQPRRLACVSLCKRVAHELLDDYGSRVAFQIRFERSRTKLTNIIFITEGLLLRQLAVAANLDQYDALILDEIHERNLFGDFLLGVTKCLLRARPQLKLILMSATINVELFHGYFGEEGARLVQVPGRLFPIKLRYLPPPALELKAGQATSKRSQRNRIDPAPFVQVLSLIDQQYPTSERGDVLIFVSGVNEIESVVEAVHEYATEQNHWLVLPLHSGQAIADQSKVFDYAPEGMRKCIVSTNIAETSLTVDGVRFVVDSGKVKEMNFDATCKGQRLKEFWVSKSSADQRKGRAGRTGPGVCFRIYTAEQYNSFEAYPTPEIYRVPLDTMLLQMVSMGLPDVRAFPFIEAPETERIEQTILALKQHCALSVEEKITPLGRSLANLPVELSIGKMLLMGSVFPEVEQLLTLAAMLSVQNPLTNRAHTDQRCVRERESLESDQGDLFTLVRLYNEWVQLKMRRDGTRQWCRRLGIEEQRFYEVTKLRQQFQRILESCGMVVASGSDSQLTSAERATRHGELRQLKAMKRRQRFEQPRQRKLLKQSAGRVAEDEEEREEEQGDDMRDVDFRLRFDPRQLALLERSSRLDRHSVVVLMKLLLGSGFYPQLAISDEFNYCKGGGQQFFHTRLKPFVLQHPNSQFAKYFEQLKLTESDLLPKPDFYTPKLPLSKRHQLLCYQSLLETAKPYLINCIRLPAAQTLLLFSFAIDTNAGITQIACDGWLGLDLPMPGSGMELLSRAIELRRRWSRLLYGKLDDLNSKQEAPSHSSDDRSSALWQDLVEYMALDVAYAIRRLLPADIKRLYTHQAPSALLAELKENPFAVDFPMKPNEEKGGLNVSEHVVYSCLVEQQWTTAMDATLRAEPWQCTRCDFELKEFDVLEQLVHRPKCKGRKARESRVAKTTSTESSTEAASSSSSHSSGGFYCNSCKRELRLTTIDILRHKKQCRNNK; this is translated from the exons ATGTCCCGGATAACAAAGAAGGCAGATGAACATGCTTCCAGCCGCCGCAGGACTCAGATCAGCCTGATCGAGTTTAGTTTCTTGGATAACAAGGCGGAGCTCGTGGGCCTGCTGCAGGCCAAGAGCCGCCAGGCAGGCAGGAGTCTGGTGGAGAATGAGGCTGACTTTTGGAAATTCGTTAGCAAGTACGAGGCCATGATGCGCTCCACGGGTCAGCCCGTGCTGCCGCCTCGACTCGCGGAGGCGGAGCTGAGCAGCATGCAGCCGTATCACCGCAGCAAGCACTTGGCATTGCGACTGGACGCCGACGAACTGCTTCAGGAGGCGCGCGACGAAATGCAGTCTCAGTTTCGGCATATCTTGCTGGTGTACTTGGACTTCCGCCAGACGGAGAAGTTCCAGCGTATCCGAAAGCTGCGGCAGACACAACGCAATCTACCCATTGCTCGCTTCCGGAAGGACTTGCGCGAGGCACTGGACACATCCCGCGTGGTCATCGTGGCCGGTGACACTGGCTGCGGCAAGTCCACACAGGTGCCCCAGTATCTCTACGACTTTGGCTACCGCAGCATTG CTTGCACCCAGCCGCGCCGCTTGGCCTGCGTCTCCCTGTGCAAGCGCGTGGCGCACGAGCTGCTGGACGACTACGGCAGTCGGGTGGCCTTCCAAATCCGCTTCGAGCGCAGCCGGACGAAGCTCACCAACATCATTTTTATCACGGAGGGCTTGTTGCTGCGGCAACTGGCGGTGGCCGCCAACCTAGACCAGTACGATGCCTTGATTTTGGACGAAATCCACGAGCGCAACTTATTCGGCGACTTTCTACTGGGCGTCACCAAGTGCTTGCTGAGGGCGCGGCCGCAACTGAAGCTGATACTCATGTCTGCCACCATCAACGTGGAGCTCTTCCACGGCTACTTCGGCGAGGAGGGCGCACGACTAGTCCAGGTGCCGGGACGTTTATTTCCCATCAAACTGCGCTATCTGCCGCCACCTGCACTGGAACTAAAGGCGGGACAGGCGACATCCAAACGCTCTCAGAGAAACCGCATCGATCCAGCTCCATTTGTCCAGGTGCTTAGCCTTATTGACCAGCAGTATCCGA CCAGCGAGCGCGGTGACGTGCTCATCTTCGTTAGCGGCGTAAACGAAATCGAATCTGTTGTGGAGGCCGTCCACGAGTACGCCACCGAACAGAATCATTGGCTCGTCCTGCCGCTGCACAGTGGCCAGGCGATTGCGGACCAGAGCAAGGTGTTTGACTACGCACCCGAGGGCATGCGCAAGTGCATTGTGTCCACCAACATAGCCGAAACGTCGCTCACCGTGGACGGTGTGCGGTTCGTGGTCGACTCTGGCAAGGTCAAGGAGATGAACTTCGACGCGACCTGCAAGGGCCAGCGCCTGAAGGAGTTCTGGGTGTCCAAGTCTTCTGCGGATCAGCGCAAGGGTCGTGCTGGGCGCACGGGACCAGGT GTCTGTTTTCGGATCTACACTGCGGAGCAATACAACTCCTTCGAGGCCTATCCCACTCCGGAAATCTACCGCGTGCCGCTCGACACGATGCTGCTGCAGATGGTGTCCATGGGACTGCCCGACGTCCGGGCCTTTCCATTCATAGAGGCCCCGGAAACGGAGCGCATCGAGCAGACTATTCTGGCGCTAAAGCAACAC TGCGCACTCAGCGTGGAGGAGAAGATCACACCGCTGGGCAGGTCGCTGGCCAACTTGCCCGTAGAGCTGTCCATTGGCAAGATGCTGCTTATGGGCAGTGTGTTCCCCGAGGTGGAGCAGCTGCTGACCCTTGCCGCCATGCTGAGCGTGCAGAACCCGCTGACGAATCGTGCCCACACAGACCAGCGCTGCGTGCGCGAGCGGGAGTCGCTTGAGTCCGATCAAGGCGACCTCTTCACCCTGGTGCGTCTCTACAACGAGTGGGTGCAGCTCAAGATGCGGCGTGATGGCACTCGACAGTGGTGCCGTCGCTTGGGCATCGAAGAGCAGCGCTTCTATGAGGTTACCAAGCTGCGTCAGCAGTTCCAGCGCATCCTCGAGAGCTGCGGCATGGTGGTGGCCAGCGGTTCGGACTCCCAGTTGACCAGTGCCGAGCGCGCCACGCGCCATGGTGAGCTGCGGCAGCTGAAAGCCATGAAGCGCCGCCAACGATTTGAGCAACCCCGTCAGCGCAAGTTGCTAAAGCAGAGCGCTGGACGGGTAgcggaggacgaggaggagcgggaggaggagcagggcGACGACATGAGGGACGTGGACTTCCGGCTGCGGTTCGATCCTCGACAACTGGCGCTGCTGGAGCGTTCGTCGCGTCTCGACCGACACAGCGTCGTTGTGCTAATGAAGCTGCTGCTTGGCAGCGGTTTCTACCCACAGTTGGCCATCAGCGACGAGTTCAACTACTGCAAGGGTGGTGGCCAGCAGTTCTTCCACACGCGGCTCAAGCCCTTCGTGCTGCAGCACCCCAACTCGCAATTCGCCAAGTACTTCGAGCAGCTCAAGCTGACCGAAAGCGATCTGCTGCCCAAGCCGGACTTCTACACGCCCAAGCTACCGCTCAGCAAGCGCCACCAGTTGCTTTGTTACCA GTCGCTGCTGGAGACCGCCAAGCCATATCTGATTAACTGCATCCGTCTGCCGGCTGCCCAGACGCTATTGCTCTTCAGCTTCGCCATCGACACGAACGCGGGCATCACACAGATCGCCTGCGACGGCTGGCTGGGACTGGATCTGCCCATGCCCGGCAGCGGTATGGAGCTGTTGAGCCGGGCCATCGAGTTGCGCCGACGTTGGAGCAGGCTGCTTTACGGCAAGCTGGATG ACCTCAACAGCAAACAGGAAGCACCTTCCCATTCAAGTGACGATAGGAGCAGCGCGCTGTGGCAAGATCTTGTGGAATATATGGCGCTGGACGTGGCCTATGCGATACGCCGACTGCTTCCCGCCGACATCAAGAGGCTCTACACTCATCAGGCACCTTCGGCGCTACTGGCGGAGCTCAAGGAGAACCCCTTTGCCGTCGACTTTCCCATGAAACCGAACGAAGAAAAGGGCGGCCTCAACGTATCGGAGCACGTGGTGTACAGCTGCTTGGTCGAACAGCAGTGGACGACGGCCATGGACGCGACTCTTCGGGCAGAGCCCTGGCAGTGTACTCGCTGCGATTTCGAGCTCAAGGAGTTCGATGTTCTCGAGCAGCTGGTGCACCGACCCAAATGCAAGGGTCGCAAGGCGCGGGAAAGCCGCGTGGCGAAAACAACTAGCACGGAGTCCTCAACGGAGGCAGCCAGTAGCTCCAGTTCACACTCCTCCGGCGGCTTTTACTGCAACTCCTGCAAGAGGGAGTTGCGACTGACAACGATCGACATTCTGCGCCACAAAAAGCAGTGTCGAAATAACAAGTAA